A single window of Dermacentor albipictus isolate Rhodes 1998 colony chromosome 1, USDA_Dalb.pri_finalv2, whole genome shotgun sequence DNA harbors:
- the LOC135920470 gene encoding high-affinity choline transporter 1-like isoform X1, whose protein sequence is MKHELRPYLKQRRSTCGGPPTKRGAMAINIAGVVSVVIFYIIILAVGIWAGRKSKKTGNDPGDADEVMLAGRNIGVFVGIFTMTATWVGGGYINGTAEAVYSNGIIWCQAPVGYAMSLVVGGYFFANKMRAEGYVTMLDPFQELFGGRMGGLLFIPALCGEVFWSAAILAALGATVGVIIDMDTNTSIIASACIALFYTFFGGLYSVAYTDVIQLFCIFIGLWLCIPFCMMNESVGTLTYPTNDWVGSLEPKYVGQYIDFGLLLILGGIPWQVYFQRVLSCKTAFKAQLLSYVAAFGCIIMAIPAMIMGAVAKATRWNETAFTGPLPLDKDHTSLVLPMVLQFLTPGFVSFVGLGAVSAAVMSSSDSSILSAASMFARNVYKLIFRQNASEREVIWVMRVAILFVGAMATAMALTVKSIYGLWYLSSDLVFVILFPQLVCVVYIKHHCNTYGSLGAYIIGLLLRGLGGEDIIGLPAVIRYPFYDENDGQLFPFRTLAMLTSLASILSISALTRWLFESGTLPARFDVFHCVVNIPEDIMKVQEPHEGEMTVLNAGGLVKSYQTEMNGRVNPALNLHPEEDVEGFQVKPSAAVGADPLSPFGGGPLSTTAAQPPPLGDRGNALSSEDTTKL, encoded by the exons atgaag CACGAGCTCCGCCCATACCTGAAACAGCGACGATCGACGTGCGGAGGTCCGCCGACCAAGCGAGGCGCCATGGCCATCAACATTGCGGGCGTGGTGTCCGTGGTGATCTTCTACATCATCATCCTAGCGGTGGGCATCTGGGCCGGCCGCAAGAGCAAGAAGACCGGCAACGATCCCGGCGACGCTGATGAAGTGATGCTAGCCGGAAGAAACATAGGAGTCTTCGTCGGGATCTTCACCATGACAG cCACTTGGGTGGGAGGAGGGTACATAAATGGCACCGCCGAAGCTGTCTACAGCAACGGCATCATCTGGTGTCAAGCTCCGGTTGGCTACGCGATGAGTTTAGTCGTGG GCGGCTACTTCTTCGCCAACAAAATGCGAGCCGAAGGTTACGTGACCATGTTAGACCCGTTTCAAGAGCTGTTCGGAGGCCGGATGGGTGGCTTGCTGTTCATCCCAGCGCTGTGCGGAGAAGTGTTCTGGTCCGCAGCAATTCTGGCAGCGCTTG GTGCCACCGTGGGCGTGATCATTGACATGGATACTAATACGTCGATCATAGCGTCGGCGTGCATAGCGCTCTTCTACACGTTCTTCGGAGGACTTTACTCGGTGGCCTACACGGATGTCATCCAGCTATTCTGCATATTCATCGGACTG TGGCTGTGCATCCCATTCTGCATGATGAACGAGTCAGTGGGTACGCTAACGTACCCGACGAACGACTGGGTTGGGTCATTGGAACCCAAGTACGTGGGACAATACATCGATTTTGGGTTGCTCCTCATCCTCGGTGGCATCCCGTGGCAG GTCTACTTTCAGCGGGTCCTTTCCTGCAAAACTGCCTTCAAGGCGCAGCTTCTTTCCTATGTAGCTGCTTTCGGGTGTATCATCATGGCTATTCCTGCCATGATTATGGGTGCTGTCGCCAAAGCTACAA GGTGGAACGAGACGGCATTCACGGGTCCGCTGCCCCTCGACAAGGATCACACGTCGCTGGTGCTGCCCATGGTGCTGCAGTTTCTGACTCCCGGCTTCGTCTCGTTCGTCGGGCTGGGCGCCGTGTCGGCTGCGGTCATGTCCTCATCGGACTCTTCCATCCTCAGCGCGGCCTCCATGTTCGCCAGAAACGTCTACAAGCTCATCTTCAGGCAAAAT GCCTCCGAGCGGGAGGTGATCTGGGTGATGCGCGTGGCCATCCTATTTGTGGGCGCTATGGCTACCGCCATGGCACTGACCGTCAAGTCTATCTACGGTCTCTGGTACCTGTCCTCGGACCTCGTCTTCGTCATCCTCTTTCCGCAGCTCGTCTGCGTTGTCTACATAAAGCACCACTGCAACACGTACGGCTCCCTCGGCGCTTACATCATTGGCCTACTCCTTCGTGGATTAGGAGGCGAAGACATCATCGGTCTCCCAGCGGTCATCAG GTACCCATTCTACGACGAAAATGACGGCCAGCTTTTCCCGTTCCGTACGCTTGCCATGCTGACCAGCCTGGCGAGCATCCTCTCCATCTCGGCGCTAACACGCTGGCTCTTCGAGAGCGGCACCCTGCCGGCGCGGTTCGACGTATTCCACTGTGTCGTCAACATTCCGGAGGACATCATGAAGGTACAGGAGCCCCACGAGGGCGAGATGACGGTGCTCAACGCGGGCGGCCTCGTCAAGAGCTACCAGACCGAAATGAACGGCCGTGTCAACCCGGCGCTAAACCTGCACCCCGAGGAAGACGTCGAGGGGTTCCAGGTCAAGCCATCCGCTGCTGTTGGAGCCGACCCGCTGTCTCCTTTTGGCGGCGGGCCACTCTCCACCACTGCAGCGCAGCCGCCGCCGCTCGGCGACAGGGGTAACGCGCTCTCATCTGAAGACACTACCAAGCTCTAG
- the LOC135920470 gene encoding high-affinity choline transporter 1-like isoform X2 has protein sequence MAINIAGVVSVVIFYIIILAVGIWAGRKSKKTGNDPGDADEVMLAGRNIGVFVGIFTMTATWVGGGYINGTAEAVYSNGIIWCQAPVGYAMSLVVGGYFFANKMRAEGYVTMLDPFQELFGGRMGGLLFIPALCGEVFWSAAILAALGATVGVIIDMDTNTSIIASACIALFYTFFGGLYSVAYTDVIQLFCIFIGLWLCIPFCMMNESVGTLTYPTNDWVGSLEPKYVGQYIDFGLLLILGGIPWQVYFQRVLSCKTAFKAQLLSYVAAFGCIIMAIPAMIMGAVAKATRWNETAFTGPLPLDKDHTSLVLPMVLQFLTPGFVSFVGLGAVSAAVMSSSDSSILSAASMFARNVYKLIFRQNASEREVIWVMRVAILFVGAMATAMALTVKSIYGLWYLSSDLVFVILFPQLVCVVYIKHHCNTYGSLGAYIIGLLLRGLGGEDIIGLPAVIRYPFYDENDGQLFPFRTLAMLTSLASILSISALTRWLFESGTLPARFDVFHCVVNIPEDIMKVQEPHEGEMTVLNAGGLVKSYQTEMNGRVNPALNLHPEEDVEGFQVKPSAAVGADPLSPFGGGPLSTTAAQPPPLGDRGNALSSEDTTKL, from the exons ATGGCCATCAACATTGCGGGCGTGGTGTCCGTGGTGATCTTCTACATCATCATCCTAGCGGTGGGCATCTGGGCCGGCCGCAAGAGCAAGAAGACCGGCAACGATCCCGGCGACGCTGATGAAGTGATGCTAGCCGGAAGAAACATAGGAGTCTTCGTCGGGATCTTCACCATGACAG cCACTTGGGTGGGAGGAGGGTACATAAATGGCACCGCCGAAGCTGTCTACAGCAACGGCATCATCTGGTGTCAAGCTCCGGTTGGCTACGCGATGAGTTTAGTCGTGG GCGGCTACTTCTTCGCCAACAAAATGCGAGCCGAAGGTTACGTGACCATGTTAGACCCGTTTCAAGAGCTGTTCGGAGGCCGGATGGGTGGCTTGCTGTTCATCCCAGCGCTGTGCGGAGAAGTGTTCTGGTCCGCAGCAATTCTGGCAGCGCTTG GTGCCACCGTGGGCGTGATCATTGACATGGATACTAATACGTCGATCATAGCGTCGGCGTGCATAGCGCTCTTCTACACGTTCTTCGGAGGACTTTACTCGGTGGCCTACACGGATGTCATCCAGCTATTCTGCATATTCATCGGACTG TGGCTGTGCATCCCATTCTGCATGATGAACGAGTCAGTGGGTACGCTAACGTACCCGACGAACGACTGGGTTGGGTCATTGGAACCCAAGTACGTGGGACAATACATCGATTTTGGGTTGCTCCTCATCCTCGGTGGCATCCCGTGGCAG GTCTACTTTCAGCGGGTCCTTTCCTGCAAAACTGCCTTCAAGGCGCAGCTTCTTTCCTATGTAGCTGCTTTCGGGTGTATCATCATGGCTATTCCTGCCATGATTATGGGTGCTGTCGCCAAAGCTACAA GGTGGAACGAGACGGCATTCACGGGTCCGCTGCCCCTCGACAAGGATCACACGTCGCTGGTGCTGCCCATGGTGCTGCAGTTTCTGACTCCCGGCTTCGTCTCGTTCGTCGGGCTGGGCGCCGTGTCGGCTGCGGTCATGTCCTCATCGGACTCTTCCATCCTCAGCGCGGCCTCCATGTTCGCCAGAAACGTCTACAAGCTCATCTTCAGGCAAAAT GCCTCCGAGCGGGAGGTGATCTGGGTGATGCGCGTGGCCATCCTATTTGTGGGCGCTATGGCTACCGCCATGGCACTGACCGTCAAGTCTATCTACGGTCTCTGGTACCTGTCCTCGGACCTCGTCTTCGTCATCCTCTTTCCGCAGCTCGTCTGCGTTGTCTACATAAAGCACCACTGCAACACGTACGGCTCCCTCGGCGCTTACATCATTGGCCTACTCCTTCGTGGATTAGGAGGCGAAGACATCATCGGTCTCCCAGCGGTCATCAG GTACCCATTCTACGACGAAAATGACGGCCAGCTTTTCCCGTTCCGTACGCTTGCCATGCTGACCAGCCTGGCGAGCATCCTCTCCATCTCGGCGCTAACACGCTGGCTCTTCGAGAGCGGCACCCTGCCGGCGCGGTTCGACGTATTCCACTGTGTCGTCAACATTCCGGAGGACATCATGAAGGTACAGGAGCCCCACGAGGGCGAGATGACGGTGCTCAACGCGGGCGGCCTCGTCAAGAGCTACCAGACCGAAATGAACGGCCGTGTCAACCCGGCGCTAAACCTGCACCCCGAGGAAGACGTCGAGGGGTTCCAGGTCAAGCCATCCGCTGCTGTTGGAGCCGACCCGCTGTCTCCTTTTGGCGGCGGGCCACTCTCCACCACTGCAGCGCAGCCGCCGCCGCTCGGCGACAGGGGTAACGCGCTCTCATCTGAAGACACTACCAAGCTCTAG